The Streptococcus equi subsp. equi nucleotide sequence AAGATTGGGATCTTAGATAAGGATAAGAGTCAGGTTTCCAAGCAGTTTGTGTCGCAATTAAAGCACAATAAAAAATATCAGATATATACTAGGCTAGAGGAAAAGGCTATTGATCAATACCTAAAGGCCAAGACACTGGAGGCTGTGCTGACCATTGAGCCGGGCTTTGGTGAGAAGGTTCTAAAAGGAGACACTCAAAAGATCGCTCTACGTTCGATTGCTGATAGTCAAATAACAGAATGGTTTAAGGCGCAGGCTAATTATCTCTTGGAGAATTACAATATCATTGGTGATGCGGCAGCAGGCAATCAAGAGGTTTTCAAGAAGATTTCAGCTCATAACACGAAGCTATCCTACAAGGTCAAAGAAATCACCCTAGCTGATCGTTCCCAAAGTAAGTCTGTTTCCTCGACAACAACTGGCTTTTTATTGATCCTAATGCTAGGCAGCACCAGTGTCTTGTACGGTGGTATCTTGCTTGATAAGTCCAGTCAAATCTACAATCGCTTAGTCTTATCAAGGCTATCAAGCCTTCAATACATGCTGAGCTATGTCTGTGTTGGTATTGTTGCCTTTGCGATACAAATAGTGATTATGCTGGGATTACTCAGGGTAGCAAATGTCAGCTTTTACATTCCAACAGCCATTGTTTTGTTGACTTTCTTTCTTTATAGTTTGTTAGCTATAGGCTTTGGCTTAATGATTGGTGCGGTTTCTAAAAATGCGCAACAAAGCAGTCAATTGGCTAATCTGATTGTGATGCCAACCTCTATGCTGGCGGGTTGTTTGTGGCCGCTTAGTATTACGCCGCCTTATATGCAGGCGATTGGAAAGCTACTCCCACAACATTGGGTG carries:
- a CDS encoding ABC transporter, whose protein sequence is MIPFIKALFIKIRRKKTSYITFILLPMLTTMLALSLSFTGGSQAKIGILDKDKSQVSKQFVSQLKHNKKYQIYTRLEEKAIDQYLKAKTLEAVLTIEPGFGEKVLKGDTQKIALRSIADSQITEWFKAQANYLLENYNIIGDAAAGNQEVFKKISAHNTKLSYKVKEITLADRSQSKSVSSTTTGFLLILMLGSTSVLYGGILLDKSSQIYNRLVLSRLSSLQYMLSYVCVGIVAFAIQIVIMLGLLRVANVSFYIPTAIVLLTFFLYSLLAIGFGLMIGAVSKNAQQSSQLANLIVMPTSMLAGCLWPLSITPPYMQAIGKLLPQHWVLTIISTFQNGGNLGEAWPYFLALFVAAMTLMVLASVLMKPLHR